Proteins encoded within one genomic window of Marasmius oreades isolate 03SP1 chromosome 4, whole genome shotgun sequence:
- a CDS encoding uncharacterized protein (CAZy:GT69), translating to MKNSLKEKTHSIPAQVHTFFKAKRISTPAAILIGVVIGLSISRLFGGWSTSSHPTQWRSSHTPSTSSHRQQTRHPTQVPSIDQRFRILELLTTLTPHYTRECGAKVQPLYAQQASERYSPLIGHNPPSDGSWNEWVHKFTGLDEDSNTRKRETKSSKRGSDVAKAPHKYFFAINLYNSFDILPDLFSTLFRVSAILGYPNIFVSIYENGSTDQTKALLRIFSSLTHAVGLRFTIRTSMRTRGAFNHRIEYLAEVRNAAFLPLHELRDGEGEIFDTIVFMNDVLPCVDDLLELIYQSRLNNAGITCAADYMYHTELQTPVFYDNWVARDINGTALENAPFERVFNHPPSNSRWLAHLPVQVQSCWNGIAVLDPEPFYLASRVKFRMARITEGECSASECSLICNDYWEAGYGRIMMVPRVKLAYDSKVYDLIHPARRNLTSIRGYVRLGGLPDNPRTDPQDRAWFGPHDRLFMEEESTPIEFTSGPSHVWCWGWDGAGDLEGPDVDPIWEEMSNKTRLPSAIKVRHDRGFEDL from the exons ATGAAAAACTCGTTGAAAGAGAAAACACATTCAATCCCGGCTCAAGTTCATACTTTCTTCAAGGCCAAGCGGATATCTACCCCCGCGGCCATACTAATAGGCGTCGTTATTGGGCTTTCTATATCGAGATTATTTGGAGGATGGAGTACT TCTTCGCATCCCACCCAATGGCGGTCCTCACACACACCCTCTACTTCTTCTCATCGCCAACAAACCCGCCATCCGACACAAGTTCCTTCGATTGATCAACGGTTTCGCATCCTAGAGCTCCTAACAACTCTAACACCACACTATACTCGTGAATGTGGGGCGAAGGTGCAGCCATTATACGCGCAACAAGCGTCGGAGAGGTATAGCCCTTTAATAGGCCATAACCCCCCTTCAGATGGAAGCTGGAATGAATGGGTACATAAATTTACTGGTCTGGATGAAGATTCAAATACTCGAAAGCGCGAGACAAAGTCCAGTAAAAGAGGAAGCGATGTCGCCAAGGCGCCCCACAAATACTTCTTTGCCATAAATCTTTACAACTCCTTCGACATTCTCCCAGACCTCTTCTCCACACTCTTCCGCGTTTCTGCCATTCTGGGTTATCCCAACATATTTGTCTCCATCTATGAAAACGGGTCCACCGATCAAACCAAAGCTCTTCTTCGCATCTTCTCAAGTTTAACGCAtgcagtcggtctacggttCACGATTAGGACAAGTATGCGGACTAGAGGCGCCTTTAATCACCGGATAGAGTATCTGGCGGAGGTCAGGAACGCCGCGTTTTTACCGTTGCACGAATTGAGAGACGGTGAAGGGGAGATTTTTGACACAATTGTGTTCATGAACGATGTCCTTCCATGTGTAGACGACCTACTGGAGTTGATATATCAGAGCCG ATTGAATAACGCTGGCATAACGTGCGCTGCCGACTACATGTACCATACCGAGCTTCAGACCCCAGTATTTTACGATAATTGGGTGGCCCGAGATATTAACGGGACTGCACTCGAGAATGCTCCCTTCGAAAGAGTGTTCAACCATCCTCCCAGTAATTCGAGGTGGTTAGCCCATTTACCTGTTCAGGTACAATCGTGTTGGAATGGCATAGCTGTCCTTGACCCAGAACCCTTCTATCTCGCTTCGAGGGTGAAATTCCGGATGGCAAGGATAACAGAAGGGGAATGCAGCGCCAGCGAGTGTAGCTTGATCTGTAATGACTATTGGGAGGCTGGGTATGGAAGGATCATGATGGTCCCAAGGGTCAAGCTGGCATACGATTCG AAAGTGTATGACCTAATTCATCCCGCACGTCGCAACTTGACCTCGATAAGAGGCTATGTCCGGTTAGGCGGCCTTCCTGATAATCCACGGACAGATCCACAGGATAGGGCTTGGTTTGGTCCTCATGATAGATTGTTCATGGAGGAGGAAAGTACGCCAATAGAATTTACCTCGGGACCAAGTCATG TTTGGTGCTGGGGATGGGACGGTGCTGGAGATCTAGAAGGACCTGACGTTGACCCCATATGGGAGGAGATGTCGAACAAAACCAGGCTTCCAAGTGCGATAAAAGTCCGACACGATAGAGGGTTCGAGGACTTATGA
- a CDS encoding uncharacterized protein (BUSCO:EOG09260SIZ): protein MSSLQLPCRPVEPVTDYSRWRLRSSEGGRHTWHYLKDVEECANWPQTALDKYWLGLPVDLPESPPAGNAFAAAMKGFEFYKNLQDEDGHWPGEYGGTMFMLPSIVIGSYICGMEFREEERLEIARYLINVASTDEGGWGLHVVGQSTAFGTGLNYVSLRLLGVPADHPTCVKAREFLHSIGGAVAIPTWGKFWLALLNVYDWAGVNSPLPELLILPHRLPFHPSRWWVHSRFIYQGFCYLYGIRYRMEENDLICALRKELYVQDFYSIDWPTQRNNIAKGDIYAPHSAIYNLFSHIFYVYEQCPIPTLRQVAIEHAYQLIIAEDENTGYQGIAPLSKMLNAIARLSREGPDSKAYSLHSQTRADFMWQGPQGMLVCGTNGSQLWDTVFVAQALAETKLAELEGNRGSVLKVLKWLDEAQMLAEPKHPNITYRGSTIGAWGFSTKTQGFAVSDCTAEAMKAIICLQRLDYTPKRVSAERLYWAVDNLLLQQNSNGGYASYELIRAPRWVESLNPAEIFENTLVDSCHIECTTSVMTALSMFKQEYPHYRTKDVTRAINKGISFIHSAQTPEGGWYGFWGICFSYATMFALECLSLAGEDYNNSPSVQMACDYLVSKQRVDGGWGEDLKSCLAEKWVDHEDAQVVQTCWAALALMHGRYPHPGPIERAVKLVMSRQLPDGSWKQEAIEGVFNRTCSIAYPNFKFSFSIRMLGRANSYLESLRAGKQM from the exons ATGTCTTCTCTCCAACTTCCATGCAGGCCGGTCGAACCCGTCACAGACTATTCTCGATGGCGTCTACGTTCCAGCGAGGGCGGTCGACATACTTGGCACTATCTCAAGGACGTTGAGGAGTGCGCGAATTGGCCACAGACTGCACTTGACAAATATTGGTTGGGACTGCCAGTG GACTTACCCGAATCTCCACCTGCCGGAAACGCGTTCGCCGCAGCGATGAAAGGTTTTGAATTTTACAAGAATCTCCAGGATGAGGACGGTCACTGGCCGGGAGAGTATGGAGGGACTATGTTCATGCTGCCATCCATTGTCATTGGGTCATATATATGCGGTATGGAATTCAGGGAGGAAGAACGTCTTGAGATTGCTCGGTATTTGATCAACGTAGCGAGCACGGATGAAGGAGGATGGGGACT TCACGTCGTAGGGCAGTCGACAGCCTTCGGCACTGGCCTGAATTATGTATCATTGAGGCTTCTAGGTGTTCCTGCAGACCACCCTACATGTGTCAAAGCTCGTGAATTTCTGCACAGTATAG GAGGAGCTGTGGCCATTCCTACATGGGGCAAATTCTGGCTTGCGTTATTGAATGTTTACGATTGGGCTGGTGTTAATTCGCCGCTCCCGGAGCTGCTCATTCTTCCTCACCGACTTCCTTTCCATCCCAGTCGGTGGTGGGTGCATAGCAGATTCATTTACCAAGGTTTTTGCTATCTTTACGGCATTCGGTATCGAATGGAAGAGAACGATCTTATTTGTGCTCTTCGTAAA GAACTTTATGTTCAAGACTTTTACTCCATAGATTGGCCAACACAGCGGAATAATATCGCAAAAGGGGACATCTATGCTCCCCATTCCGCTATCTACAACCTGTTCTCCCATATATTCTATGTCTACGAACAATGTCCGATCCCGACACTACGCCAGGTAGCCATAGAACATGCTTACCAACTAATTATTGCCGAAGACGAGAATACAGGATATCAAGGAATCGCTCCGCTCTCCAAAATGCTCAATGCCATCGCCCGCTTGTCCCGCGAAGGCCCTGACAGCAAAGCCTACAGTTTACATTCGCAAACGAGAGCCGACTTCATGTGGCAAGGGCCTCAAGGTATGCTCGTGTGTGGTACGAACGGGAGCCAGTTGTGGGATACGGTCTTCGTTGCCCAGGCGCTTGCCGAGACCAAGCTTGCTGAATTGGAGGGGAATAGAGGTAGTGTGCTGAAGGTCCTTAAGTGGTTGGATGAAGCACAGATGTTGGCGGAGCCCAAACATCCAAATATCACGTACCGAGGAAGCACAATAGGTGCATGGGGATTCAG TACCAAGACCCAGGGATTTGCAGTCAGCGATTGTACCGCCGAGGCGATGAAGGCAATCATATGCCTTCAGCGATTGGA TTATACGCCAAAACGGGTTTCAGCAGAGCGTCTGTATTGGGCGGTGGACAACCTTCTCTTGCAACAGAACTCGAATGGCGGTTATGCTAGTTATGAACTCATACGAGCGCCACGCTGGGTCGAGAGTTTGAATCCAGCCGAAATATTCG AGAACACGCTAGTGGATTCCTGTCATATTGAATGCACTACATCTGTGATGACAGCACTTTCCATGTTCAAGCAGGAGTACCCGCACTACCGTACTAAGGATGTCAC GCGAGCTATCAACAAAGGCATTTCATTTATTCATTCTGCACAAACTCCAGAAGGTGGATGGTATGGTTTCTGGGGGATTTGTTTCTCCTACGCGACTATGTTCGCTCTGGAGTGCCTTTCCCTTGCAGGCGAGGACTATAACAACAGCCCATCCGTCCAGATGGCGTGCGATTATTTGGTTTCAAAACAGAGGGTGGATGGTGGGtggggagaggacttgaag AGTTGCTTGGCAGAGAAGTGGGTCGACCATGAGGATGCTCAGGTAGTACAGACGTGCTGGGCCGCCCTAGCCTTGATGCATGGCCGATACCCTCATCCCGGGCCAATCGAACGGGCTGTCAAGTTAGTCATGTCAAGACAACTTCCA GACGGCTCATGGAAACAAGAAGCCATAGAGGGTGTCTTTAATAGGACATGTAGCATCGCGTACCCCAACTTCAAGTTTTCATTCAGTATAAGGATGCTCGGGAGGGCTAACAGCTACCTCGAGAGCTTAAGAGCTGGAAAACAGATGTAG
- a CDS encoding uncharacterized protein (BUSCO:EOG09260WU6), giving the protein MARAARVPQSQPLYDDESDAGTEPDTPKPKPRRSELRKRLSEAYHPDHDSFISESGGPAGQKSVEINDDAAEKRRRRKSTRMTVQAGPSSEVVDGQDQADSSRTVKHKLQLPAIPPPVINKEDMAVTYERWMKIATDNKISAQNTWELMLIDYFHDMSLLRNEDDNSINFQRASCTLDGCIKIWTSRVDSVGTETAKLASNLASGGMGDDDGADDDGSDDPDGDRVERKKKKAHRAAATLVRDPAQLKAKKLDLEFSVDPLFRKTCADFDEGGAQGLLMNHLSLGVGQDGNLRVVFDASDSMSKPEEEEEEEEEKEDLIELTYLRNEFMHNLSDLESRAICYSLDDFSFTSKNLSQDETTFFQDNTRFDNENEDDFGVNFDANDTDTAQDFFTGNDAVNDDFVGNMMGDDSGDDSNGNIEPPSGEGTGPYVPFDPHHAPKGNDLILAMTKDADGEGSMMDYFDKTFLKNWAGPEHWKMRRTIKPADADATATKEPKRREKKEAFRIDFLEPRTDEASTTITKNLFAKPGKGASINLPGTVPNGSKSRKKAKEKEKKSDHKLPDDMHFSSRQLVTLFLKPKFELKMRGPNTSARTNEELDVDFWAQAADQAAQRNADDADETTGPIPFNTQFFHDDYDDGPGFDDVDDGFGGGAIDPGEQDLLAASQGMPRRIKPEAVKYSKRAKRVDVRKLKDNIWKGLDIVVPKKKEEDEDGMDVDEDVQPTEPTEARQFDNVISNLQAVYPTDKMAEISTSFCFICLLHLANEQGLQLENPAAPADGEIEYGERKVGNIWELKVYRDPEAATL; this is encoded by the exons ATGGCTCGTGCTGCTCGTGTTCCCCAATCTCAACCGCTGTACGACGATGAGTCCGATGCTGGGACCGAGCCTGATACCCCAAAGCCAAAACCTCGCCGCAGCGAACTTCGAAAACGTCTTAGCGAAGCCTACCATCCTGATCATGACAGTTTCATATCGGAGTCAGGAGGTCCAGCAGGTCAAAAATCTGTCGAGATCAACGACGATGCTGCGGAaaagcgaagaagaagaaagagcacaAGGATGACTGTTCAGGCTGGACCATCTTCAGAAGTAGTTGATGGACAAGACCAGGCTGATTCGTCTCGTACCGTCAAACACAAACTACAGCTCCCTGCTATTCCCCCTCCTGTTATCAATAAGGAAGATATGGCCGTCACATACGAACGTTGGATGAAGATAGCGACTGACAAT AAAATTAGTGCGCAAAATACCTGGGAGCTGATGCTTATCGATTACTTCCACGACAtgtctcttcttcgaaatgaAGATGACAACTCCATCAATTTTCAACGCGCCTCTTGTACTTTGGACGGTTGCATAAAGATCTGGACCAGTCGTGTAGACAGCGTGGGGACCGAAACTGCGAAATTAGCCAGCAATCTTGCTTCTGGTGGCATgggtgatgatgatggtgccGACGATGATGGATCGGATGACCCCGATGGCGACCGCGTTGagaggaaaaagaagaaggctCACCGTGCAGCTGCGACACTTGTCAGAGACCCTGCCCAATTGAAGGCCAAAAAACTCGATCTTGAATTCAGCGTCGATCCTTTGTTCCGCAAAACATGCGCCGATTTCGACGAAGGGGGTGCTCAAGGATTGCTCATGAATCACTTAAGCTTGGGAGTTGGTCAAGACGGTAACCTCAGAGTGGTATTCGACGCAAGTGATTCCATGAGTAAAccggaagaggaggaagaggaagaggaagaaaaagaagaccTTATTGAGCTGACTTATCTGCGGA ACGAGTTCATGCACAATCTATCGGACTTGGAGTCCAGGGCTATATGCTACTCACTGGATGATTTCTCCTTCACTTCGAAAAATCTATCACAGGACGAAACTACTTTCTTCCAGGACAATACTCGCTTCGATAACGAGAATGAAGATGATTTCGGTGTCAACTTTGACGCGAATGATACTGATACTGCTCAGGATTTCTTTACCGGTAACGATGCAGTCAATGACGACTTCGTGGGTAACATGATGGGAGACGATTCCGGAGACGATTCAAATGGGAACATCGAACCGCCATCTGGAGAAGGAACAGGTCCCTACGTTCCGTTCGATCCCCACCACGCACCGAAGGGCAATGACCTTATCCTCGCAATGACAAAAGATGCGGATGGGGAGGGTAGTATGATGGACTATTTCGATAAAACGTTCCTAAAAAATTGGGCCGGACCTGAGCATTGGAAGATGCGACGAACAATAAAGCCAG CGGATGCGGATGCCACTGCAACAAAGGAGCCAAAACGccgagagaagaaagaagccTTCAGAATCGATTTTCTTGAGCCCCGCACGGATGAAGCATCGACAACCATTACTAAAAACCTTTTTGCCAAACCTGGGAAGGGTGCCTCCATCAACCTACCTGGAACGGTCCCCAATGGTTCGAAATCAAGAAAGAAGgcgaaggaaaaggagaagaagagtgaTCATAAACTTCCGGATGATATGCATTTCAGTAGCCGTCAGCTAGTTACTCTTTTCCTTAAGCCTAAGTTCGAA CTGAAGATGCGTGGACCTAATACAAGTGCCAGGACCAATGAGGAGCTCGATGTTGATTTCTGGGCCCAAGCTGCCGATCAAGCGGCGCAAAGGAACGCCGACGACGCGGACGAAA CAACAGGCCCTATACCATTCAACACACAATTTTTCCATGATGATTATGACGACGGGCCTGGCTTTGACGATGTGGACGACGGATTCGGTGGGGGTGCAATTGATCCTGGTGAACAGGACCTTCTGGCAGCTTCCCAGGGCATGCCGCGCCGGATTAAACCTGAGGCGGTGAAATACTCGAAACGAGCTAAGAGAGTCGATGTGCGTAAACTGAAGGACAACATATGGAAAGGCCTTGATATCGTGGTgccaaagaagaaggaggaagatgaggacgGAATG GACGTCGACGAGGATGTCCAACCCACGGAGCCCACTGAAGCTCGCCAATTCGATAACGTTATCTCCAACCTTCAAGCCGTGTATCCTACAGACAAGATGGCAGAGATTAGTACAAGTTTCTGCTTCATCTGCTTGTTGCATCTAGCAAATGAGCAAGGACTGCAACTGGAGAACCCTGCCGCTCCCGCTGATGGTGAGATTGAATACGGCGAGCGTAAAGTTGGAAATATCTGGGAGCTCAAG GTTTATCGAGATCCCGAGGCCGCCACCCTTTAG
- a CDS encoding uncharacterized protein (BUSCO:EOG092614ZG), with the protein MRGYHLRIVLSESQDSIPVSIFGKLPTQPPKSVVRRNATFNSQNKDYRFGPIRIDWLDRMLESSPSTSTAVGKEKYNRQGPTVATFIPQETTSGSLNLPDGVVHVYRESAKSAVDENASHSSSFSSVLSTSTNDKDDVILGILSVPSWMTPSDLLTFVAPAAGGICHLRIIRDSLPNRTMALISFPKQEDADEFAEAYNGKRFNSLEPELCTVVHVLSVTIDAEDSVTQSMGVFNSPHVYELPTCPVCLERMDSAVTGLITVPCSHTFHCTCLSKWGDSRCPVCRYSQTLLSSHPHTSSSSFRQTPIPFSSSSSNLSSCSTCSSTANLWICLICGNIGCGRYGRAHAQSHYQLTTHLYALELETQRVWDYAGDGYVHRLIQNRADGKLVELPSAASSTGMGVGPGREGGSMGPSAADALTAEKIEAIGIEYSYLLTSQLDSQRSYYEEQQTELQRQIGELRVLIERLSQDIEQEKLARRDAEEEKKKMQDYRESEIVREKNKAVKMTELAKQLQKELREERAVSEGLMQNLGNVKEKAEAGEKEKEKFKEQIADLEDQLRDMMFFLEAKDKIEKGEGVVGEAAGGSIEIAPAQVKKKSKGKKG; encoded by the exons ATGCGAGGTTATCACCTCCGTATCGTCCTAAGCGAATCACAAGATTCTATTCCTGTTTCAATATTCGGAAAGTTACCTACTCAACCTCCAAAATCCGTTGTTCGACGAAACGCAACATTCAATTCTCAGAACAAGGATTACAGATTCGGACCCATTCGTATTGATTGGTTAGACAGGATGTTGGAGTCATCTCCTTCGACCTCAACTGCAGTCGGGAAAGAGAAGTACAATCGGCAGG GCCCTACCGTCGCAACTTTCATCCCTCAAGAGACAACTTCAGGCTCTTTGAATCTTCCTGATGGTGTTGTTCATGTCTATCgagaaagtgcaaaaagtgCTGTTGATGAGAATGCGTCTCACAGCTCAAGTTTCTCTTCGGTTCTGTCAACCTCGACAAATGACAAAGATGATGTTATCCTTGGAATTTTGTCTGTTCCGTCTTGGATGACTCCTTCCGATCTCTTGACGTTCGTTGCCCCAGCTGCAGGCGGAATCTGTCATCTTCGTATCATACG AGATTCCCTACCGAACCGGACAATGGCTTTGATATCGTTTCCCAAACAAGAAGATGCTGATGAATTCGCGGAGGCTTATAAtggaaaacggttcaattcGCTGGAG CCCGAATTATGTACCGTAGTGCATGTACTTTCAGTGACTATAGATGCGGAAGATAGTGTTACTCAGAGCATGGGCGTTTTCAATTCACCTCACGTTTACGAGTTGCCGACCTGTCCTGTTTGCCTCGAACGGATGGACTCGGCTGTCACTGGACTCATCACTGTCCCATGCTCACACACCTTCCATTGTACGTGTCTGAGCAAATGGGGTGACAGCAG GTGCCCCGTTTGTCGATACTCTCAAACACTCCTCTCTTCCCATCCACACACTTCGTCGTCCTCATTTCGTCAAACCCCAATCCCtttctcgtcgtcatcctccAATCTGTCTTCTTGCTCCACCTGTTCCTCTACTGCGAACCTTTGGATCTGTTTGATCTGCGGTAACATTGGATGTGGTCGCTATGGTCGTGCCCATGCTCAATCCCATTATCAACTTACCACTCACCTCTATGCTCTAGAGCTTGAAACACAACGAGTATGGGATTATGCCGGTGACGGTTACGTACACCGTCTTATTCAGAATAGGGCCGATGGAAAGCTGGTCGAGCTTCCGTCTGCTGCGTCCTCGACGGGAATGGGAGTCGGACCCGGCAGAGAGGGAGGTTCAATGGGTCCTAGTGCCGCCGATGCGTTGACGGCAGAGAAAATCGAGGCTATTGGGATCGAGTATTCTTACCTTTTGACGTCCCAGTTGGATTCACAGCGATCGTACTACGAGGAGCAACAGACGGAGTTGCAGCGCCAAATTGGCGAACTCCGGGTGTTGATTGAACGACTGAGTCAAGATATCGAGCAAGAGAAACTCGCCAGACGGGACGcggaggaggaaaagaagaaaatgcAGGACTATCGTGAATCAGAAATCGTTAGGGAGAAGAATAAAGCTGTGAAAATGACAGAGTTGGCGAAGCAACTTCAGAAAGAGTTGCGAGAGGAACGGGCCGTTAGTGAGGGTTTGATGCAGAATTTGGGAAACGTGAAGGAAAAGGCAGAGGctggagagaaagagaaagagaagttCAAGGAGCAGATAGCTGATTTGGAGGACCAGTTGAGGGACATGATGTTTTTCCTTGAAGCGAAAGACAAGATCGAAAAGGGTGAGGGGGTCGTAGGAGAGGCGGCGGGTGGGTCGATTGAAATAGCCCCAGCACAGGTCAAAAAAAAGAGCAAGGGAAAGAAGGGGTGA
- a CDS encoding uncharacterized protein (CAZy:GT39) has protein sequence MKPAAVTVEFGGDSSPTRTSSDFDFEEIHHPTSQIPSHNHHHHHHSQDTELPTYYMEETARRRMKAANSSGAGLDEKTDYIPGQQEQPYDDGGKDVYSKLPPGVMMNRNRMGSGRVRQMQQPPAMSLREFFLQNMEHIPPIIYTLLSCYTRFHNIGASNYVVWDEAHFGKFGSHYLKREFYFDVHPPLGKMLVGLAGLLSGYDGSFDFKSGAEYPEHVPYVAMRVMLATFGVGMVPLAWYTSVELGLSLWACHLVTFMVLFDIGWLVISRFILLDSMLLFFTFLTVFCLTKFHNQQPYPFSFDWYMWLSFTGISIGLVTSVKMVGLFVTALVGLYTIEDLWDKFGDLRMPVRDQVRHWTARIVCLILLPIVVFMASFKIHFMVLNHSGPGDAQMSSLFQANLVGNDFSKNPLEVAIGSKVTLKNMGWGGGLLHSHVQTYPTGSTQQQVTCYHYKDENNDWVILPTWEEPEYNDASSSLRFIMHEDVVRLSHASTTRNLHSHPIPAPVTKQFWEVSGYGNATIGDIQDHWVVEIVDDIVRGDVAKKAKKGPAGEVPKEARIHSLTTRLRFRHQQMGCYLRAANAILPQWGFKQVEVTCTPQDQTDKKDIHTYWNVESHWNDRLPAGEMKYRRSPFLRDFWHLNVAMMTSNNALIPDPDKEDILASKPFDWPFMHLGLRMCGWGDDQYKFYLLGNPVVWWGGTVSLIMFVVVAGVYVLRRQRKYVDFGDKTAGPRGGERGEREWNQWWYVAKISGIGWAMHYIPFLIMGRVTYIHHYLPTLYFSVLMFAHLLDHFFFHPSSSFVRRFGIQGKIVVFSIVAGVIVGVFLWFKGLAFGIKGPIGDYWGLGWRKSWNIYN, from the exons ATGAAACCAGCTGCAGTCACTGTAGAGTTTGGCGGAGATTCATCACCTACAAGAACTTCGTCAGACTTCGACTTTGAGGAAATTCATCACCCGACGTCTCAGATTCCCTCTCAcaatcaccaccaccaccatcacagTCAAGATACCGAACTACCAACTTATTATATGGAGGAAACCGCCAGAAGGAGGATGAAAGCCGCTAACTCCTCTGGGGCTGGACTGGATGAGAAGACAGACTACATCCCCGGTCAACAAGAGCAGCCATACGACGACGGTGGCAAGGATGTTTACAGCAAACTTCCACCGGGCGTCATGATGAACAGAAACCGTATGGGGAGTGGGAGGGTAAGGCAGATGCAGCAGCCTCCCGCCATGTCGCTG CGCGAATTCTTTCTCCAAAACATGGAACATATCCCTCCTATAATCTACACTCTCCTTTCTTGTTACACTCGTTTTCATAACATAGGTGCTTCAAATTATGTCGTCTGGGATGAAGCCCATTTCGGAAAATTTGGCTCGCACTACCTAAAACGCGAGTTTTATTTCGATGTCCATCCGCCTTTAGGGAAGATGCTCGTTGGTCTAGCTGGTCTACTATCGGGCTATGATGGATCCTTCGATTTTAAAAGTGGGGCAGAGTACCCCGAACATGTACCCTACGTTGCCATGAGGGTCATGCTCGCAACGTTTGGAGTCGGGATGGTCCCTCTGGCGTGGTATACGTCGGTCGAACTGGGATTAAGCCTGTGGGCGTGCCATCTAGTCACCTTTATGGTGTTGTTTG ATATTGGTTGGCTTGTTATCTCTCGCTTTATTCTTCTCGACTCTAtgctcctcttcttcacatTTCTTACCGTCTTCTGCCTTACGAAATTCCATAATCAACAACCTTACCCGTTCAGCTTTGATTGGTATATGTGGCTCTCCTTCACCGGCATTTCCATCGGTCTCGTCACTTCAGTCAAAATGGTCGGTCTATTCGTCACTGCTCTCGTAGGACTATACACTATTGAAGACCTCTGGGACAAATTTGGAGATTTGAGGATGCCCGTTCGAGATCAAGTGCGGCATTGGACGGCGAGGATAGTGTGCTTAATATTATTGCCCATCGTAGTGTTCATGGCCTCATTCAAGATTCATTTCATGGTTTTGAACCATTCGGGTCCTGGAGATGCACAAATGAGCTCCTTATTTCAAGCAAATCTGGTGGGGAATGACTTTAGCAAGAATCCTCTCG AGGTCGCAATCGGTTCGAAGGTTACTTTGAAAAATATGGGCTGGGGTGGCGgtctccttcactctcacGTTCAGACGTACCCGACTGGTTCCACCCAACAACAAGTCACTTGTTATCACTACAAGGATGAAAACAACGACTGGGTCATTTTGCCGACATGGGAAGAGCCTGAATACAACGATGCGAGCTCTTCACTTCGATTCATCATGCACGAAGACGTTGTTCGTTTGAGTCACGCATCTACGACCAGGAACCTCCACTCACACCCGATTCCCGCACCAGTAACGAAACAGTTTTGGGAAGTTTCCGGGTATGGGAACGCAACGATTGGGGATATTCAGGATCATTGGGTTGTGGAAATAGTCGATGATATTGTAAGAGGAGATGTAGCGAAGAAGGCAAAGAAGGGACCGGCTGGAGAAGTGCCCAAGGAAGCCCGAATCCATTCCCTGACGACAAGGCTAAGATTTAGGCATCAGCAGATGGGTTGCTATTTGCGTGCGGCCAATGCGATTCTGCCGCAATGGGGTTTCAAGCAGGTCGAGGTGACCTGTACACCGCAGGACCAGACGGATAAGAAGGATATCCATACTTATTGGAATGTTGAGAGTCATTGGAACGACAGAT TGCCTGCTGGTGAAATGAAATATCGACGGTCCCCCTTCCTCCGTGACTTCTGGCACCTCAATGTGGCGATGATGACCTCCAACAATGCATTGATCCCAGACCCTGACAAAGAAGATATTCTCGCCTCGAAGCCTTTCGATTGGCCTTTCATGCACCTCGGTCTCCGTATGTGTGGATGGGGAGATGATCAATACAAGTTTTACCTCTTGGGTAATCCTGTCGTATGGTGGGGTGGAACAGTTAGCCTGATTATGTTTGTGGTCGTGGCTGGCGTATATGTGTTGAGGAGACAGAGGAAGTATGTTGACTTTGGCGACAAGACTGCTGGGCCACGAGGTGGTGAacgaggagagagagaatgGAACCAGTGGTGGTATGTTGCCAAAATTTCTGGAATCGGCTGGGCAATGCATTATA TTCCCTTCTTGATCATGGGACGAGTAACTTACATCCACCATTACCTTCCCACTCTTTACTTCTCTGTGCTTATGTTTGCACATCTCCTTGATCACTTCTTCTTCCatccctcctcttcctttgtTCGAAGATTTGGCATACAAGGCAAAATAGTCGTGTTCAGCATTGTTGCTGGCGTGATCGTCGGTGTATTCTTGTGGTTTAAGGGACTTGCTTTCGGTATCAAAGGGCCAATCGGTGATTATTGGGGGTTGGGCTGGAGGAAG AGCTGGAATATCTACAACTAG